TAAATCTGACAGGGCAATACCAACCTTGCTCTTTTTTCTGAGGACTCAAAACCATTAGCTATCAACTAAACCTCGTAGTGCCATGCTACCCTCATCGTGCCCTTGAATAATTGAACTATGTTTAGATCACCATGTGTACTACATGACCAGGAATATTTTGCTCTGCTATCACTCAATAACTCTCATTGTATGTTCTTAGTTGATGATTCTCTGTTTCTTCCAGGAGGGCGTTATCACAACGGTGATCACTTCAGTGGTGGGTTCACATTCCGTAATCCAGAAGATGTCTTCAGGGAATTCTTCGGGGGTCGAGATCCATTTGCAGATTTCTTCGGTAAGTCTTTTCCCCCCACTGAGGCCAGAGAATGCCTAGAGCGAGCCTAGCTCCCAGAGAAGCCAATGGAATTGCCCTTATCCTATAGAGTGGAAAGAGagtgactgaggagagagagaaagagggagagagaggaggatggagccATACTTTGGTACACTTTGACTACTTTATTATTTACAATTCATCCAAGTTTGCTGTATATCGGATGTGAGGTTGTTAAAAGTAAAACCTCAAAACACTCAAGTCTTATCCCTATGTAGATAATAGTAAATATCTAGAGGAATCTATCACTTTAGCGTTGACAAAACAGATATGGCTTTGATAAACAAAACTGAAGCAGGCATTGAGATGAAGTTGATCTACGCTGCCTCGAGCGAGGTCTGTGCTTTTTAATTCCTGGAACACTCCTGACCTTTTCACTAATTCCGTTCTAAACCCCTGTGGACATGCAACTAATTGTGTGCCAATCTGGGTCAGCCTTGCTGGCTGGATAAGAGAGACTAGGCTGTTTGCTGCCCTGCCTGACTATAGTGTTATATAGCAGTTACAGAGAGTTGTACAGAGAACTGGCTACACTGCAGACTGATCAGGGGTAACTGAGGTAGCCAGGATGGGGAAATTAACACCATCCACCAGCGAAATGCTGGTAGATTTTGGCATTAGCTGGTATGTCTATTCTTACCAGCCACATTGGCGGGTGGTCACACAGAGCGTTTTGgagcattttttatttatttttatccaaagcccacgatttgagtgtgtgtgtgtcagctctgGAAGAGAGAATCTCAATGCTACAGTGGTGAAAGTGGGGTGGGGTTCAATATTTGGTTCAAACaatagagagaaagatggagaccTTGCCGGCTGGAACAGGTATAAAACATGCTCTGATATCcacgtctgtctctgtgtgtgtgttctttgaaATCACTTTCAATCAATTTCAAAACCATTCAATACATGTTGTTTTAACAGTACAAAGCACGTGCATGCATCTTCTGTGATTTATCTTTATTAtttcttttttggggggaaaATAAATGTGGCTTGTAAACAAATTGAGTTGTCTGGTAGAATTTGGGCAGCCACTGCGGCTAGTggaccaaaaagttaatttccAACCCTGGAGGTGTAGCCTCCATAAACACATACCCATACACTCTAGCCTGACACCCAGGACTGTCTAGCCTGACCGTGGGGTAGCCTGACACCCAGGACTGTGCTCAGAGTGCCATCTAGTCTAACAGTGTAGTAGCCTGGGTGTGACTCAGGACTTCAGCAGTCAGTTGACCCGTCCTGTGTTTTATTAGTCTTAGCAGGACCCCAGGCTGCTGCTGTGTCtagtgactgacagactgactgacagaccccCAGCACCAGATGGCATAATGACAGCCAGCCATACAATCACCATGCCTCTGGCTAGAGGGGCTATAGGGTAGGTACTGTATAGCCATAGGACTGGCTTTCGAGAGAAAACAACAACAGCCATTGCATCCTTTAGTCTCTTCCAACCACAGACTGGATAGCCAGGATGGTCTGGGTTCAAATTCAAGTTTACGAGCAAACAGGGACACCTATTAAGCCAGGACCAAAGTATGGTTCTCCATGCCATCAGCCTAGCAGGTACTATCCTCTTACCGACAGCATTGAGGACATGCtgtctgatgctgctgctggacaCTGCCAACATGGGAGTAAACAGCAACAGCTGTCCTCTGCACTCTGTGGATGCGTCCCAactggcaccttattccctatatagtgcactacttttgcccagagctcaatggaccctggtcaaaagtagtgcgctttATAGGGTGTAGGCatggttggggagtaactgattacaaaAAAACTGTAGTCAGTTACTTTACCAGCAagaatattgtaatcagattacagatacttttgaaaaatgaggtgattacttttaaattcagaaaggatgtttgcgaaaAAAGAcattgacacctttctgttttctcaatgacattcaatccAGCATTGAAAATAGgggcaagtttaagtttgttaaCCTGAGCGTgtatgaccacaagtcagagactaCTATGATGACataccaaatgtgtttgatggatcctttttatCTTTTTATAATGCCTCTTAAGGGTAAAGTAGCCCAAAAGTAACTGAAGGTAATCAGATGACGTCTGTGTTTTAAAGATGCCCTGGGCATTTATACAGAGCGAAGTCATACTGCATAGTTTACACACAGAAACAACAAAGCAGTATCAACCTCGGAGCTTCCTGTGTACTCCTACACAACACACATTCATCAAGTATTATTTTAACCCCTCCCCTGTTTCACATGTgtttccacacacacagacacatgcgtCTGATGCTATTACAACTGGTCTTATTTTAATACAGAAGCTATTTTTGAAAGCATTCCAGCTGAATGATGTAGGCTCTCATATCCGTCCGCTGTCTGAGGCTCGCCTCCATATTTAGAGCTCTGTGGGTGAACCGTGGATGCCTCGCTGTCATTCGCTGAGCAGATACAGGCTTTTACACCACTGGCTGAGCCAATAGGCTCCCTACTACGACACGTCTCCCATTGGTCAAAACAACACCTTCCTTAACCCCAAGTCACCTAACATTAGCTGAGTTTAGCAATAgctttcaaaggccattttcaaGTCAGTATATTGTAAATAGCCCTGCTACATTAAATCCTTTCCTAACGAAATAAGTCACATCAAGGAACACCGAGATAAAGAAGAAGACGGTCCGGAGGTTCAAGGGTTTTAATCCTAGATCATAAATTATATTGTGGTCAACCTCGTTAGAAACATCTTCCATGCTCAGCTGCatcccatatggcaccctattccttacgtagtgcactacttttgaccagggcccatagtcataagctctggtgaaaagtagtgcactatatacagttgaagtcggaagtttacatacaccttagccaaatacatttaaactcagttttccacaattcctgacatttaatcctagtaaaaattccctgtcttacgtcagttaggatcaccactttattttaagaatgtgaaatgtcagaataatagtagagtgatttatttcagcttttatttctttcaaaacattcccagtgggtcagaagtttacatacactcaattagtatttggtagcattccctttttaaattgtttaacttgggtcaaacgtttcgggtagccttccacaagcgtcccacaataagttgggtgaattttggcccatttctcctgacagagctggtgtaactgagtcaggtttgtaggcatccttgcttgcacactctttttcagttctgccaacacattttctataggattgaggtcagggctttgtgatggccactccaataccttgactttgttgtccttaagccattttgccacaactttggaagtatgcttggggtcattgtccatttggaagacccatttgcgaccaagctttaacttcctgactgatgtcttgagatgttgcttcaatatatccacataattttccttcctcataatgccatctattttgtgaagtgcaccaggccctcctgcagcaaagcacccccacagcatgatgctgccacccccgtgcttcacggttgggatagtgttcttcggcttgcaagccgccccatttttcctccaaacataacgatggtcataatggccaaacagttctatttttgtttcatcagactagaggatatttctccaaaaattacgatctttgtccccatgtgcagttgcaaaccgtagtctggcttttttatggcggttttggagcagtggcttcttccttgctgagcggcctttcaggttatgtcgatataggactcgttttactatggatatagatacttttgtacctgtttcctccagcatcttcacaaggtcctttgctgatgttctgggattgatttgcacttttcgcaccaaagtacattaatctctaggagacagaaccttcctgagcggtatgacggctgcgtggtcccatggtgtttatacttgcatactattgtttgtacagatgaacgtggtaccttcaggcgtttggaaattgctcccaaggatgaaccagacttgtggaggtctacaatgttttttctgaggtcttggctgatttcttttgattttcccatgatgtcaagcaaagtggcattgagtttgaagggaggccttgaaatacatccacaggtacacctccaattgactcaaattatgtcaattagcctatcagaagcttctaaagccatgacgtcattttctggaattttccaagctgtttaaaggcacagtcaacttagtgtatgtaaacttctgacccactggaattgtgatgcagtgaattataagtgaaataatctgtctgtaaacaattgttggaaaaattacttgtgtcacgcacaaagtagatgtcctaaccgactttccaaaactatagtttgttaacaagaaatttgtggagtggttgaaaaacgagttttaatgactccaacctaagtgtatgtaaacttctgacttcaactgtagggaatagggtgccagttagGACGCACCCCCAGTTCCATTACAGTGGAGACCTCCTGCCGTGCTGGGGGTGTCACTACAGTGGAGACCTCCTGCCGTGCTGGGGGTGTCACTACATTGTGGTGGGGGTCAGTCCATTTGAGATGCACAATTCAATAAAGGGAGGCCTTATGGAGAGCTTGCTGCTGGGTTTATTACGGACCTCTCTAAGGGGAGAGGGAGTGTGACTGAGTCCTCAGGGTCCTCATGCATAAACAGTCCAATTAATACATGAATTATGAAATTACATTTTGTGGTGGATTGGAGAGCGGAAGCAGCAGGGGATTATTCTTTCTAACGGGAATGGCAGGTATTTTTCTCTGCACTCTCACGTCTGTCCCTATGGGAGGGAGGGTCTCCCATGTGACTACTGAAGCCATTTCTGGTTAAGACTAACACAAACCGCTAAATGATGTGTGAATTATATGATGTGAGTTATATGATGTGCTAAATGATTGAACtcttattttaaaaaattataattatATAGTCGGTTGAAAATGAAACCAAAACCCCTCAAATATTATTTGTGATATATCATCAGACATTTCCTTTCAAAATGTCTGTAGGTTAATGCACTTAGTGAATAATCTAGCTCAATTTATAAATatgtatttatactgaacaaaaatataaatgcaacatgtaaggtcttggtcccatgttttgtgaactgaaataaaagatcccagaaatgtccgTAAAGTAcaaaagtgtatttctctcaaatgttgtgcacagatttgtttacatccctgttagtgatcatttctcctttgtcgataatccatccacctgacaggtgtggcatatcaagaagctgatttaaacagcatgatcattacacagttgcagtttgtgctggggacaataaaaggccactctaaactgtgcagttttgtcaaacaacgcaatgccacagatgtctcaagttttgagggagcatgcaattggcatgctgactgcaggaatgtccaccagagctgttgccagataatttaatgttaatttctctaccataagccgcctcaacgtcgttttagagaatttggcagtacgtccagtCGGCCTTACAACCACAGtccatgtgtaaccatgccagcccaggacctccacatctggcttcttcacctgcgggattgtctgagaccatccacccggacagctgatgaaactttgggtttgcacaaccaaagaatttctgcacaaattgtcagaaaccgtctaagggaagctcatctgcgtgctcgtcgtcctcaccagggtcttgacctgactgcagtttggtgtcGTAACAGCTATGTGGGTGAAAGTAAACTTGAACTTGACTAATGTGTTGTCattgtctctcccctctccccagcGGACGATGACTTCTTCGGTGGGGGACACAGGCAGCGGGGGGGGAACCTGAGCAGGACCGGAGGACCCTTCTTCCACGGGTTCGGGGGCTTCCCCCCCTTCGGGTCGGGCTTCACAGGGTTTGATTCAGGTGCACTTCCCCTGCAGCACGGTAATACTTAAAATATGTGTGTACTAAAACTCTGGTTAAACTTAACCTTCTCCTCACAGAAGTTGTTACAACATAAATCATGTTATAATTCACTCATCCCCATCTATTTGAAATGTTACTACGCCTTTCTTTCACGGGTGTGTTTGTAAGACAAATGTCACCCAGAGAGCTGAAACATTTAATTTATGTTACTTTCCCTTTATTGAGAACTCTCTTGATGTTATCACAAAGTTCTTAGCTACAGACTCAGTTGAGATCAAAATGTCAAAAGGAGAAATGGTGGGATATTGGTGTTTACATGGGTGGGATTTGGAGTGTGTATATGAGAGAGTGACCAGTAAAATGaaatgctctgtgtgtgtgtccctcctaGGTTTCACCTCCCTGGGACATATGGGTGGAGGAGGCTTCGCCGCGTTTTCCTCTTCATCTTtcgggggtggaggtggaggaggaatgtGCTCCCGCTCGGTGTCTACCTCCACCAAGTTCATTAACGGCAGACAAATCACCACGAAACGGTACAGCACCACACTGCACAGCACAGCTCAGCACAGCACAGCTAGTCAGTCAATGAAATCAATGCTTCACTGACTTGTCCTCACCCTGTGTTAAAGGGTTTCCTCAAAATAAAAACAAACAGGATTTTCCTAGGATGTTGTCCTTTTAACATTGGCTGTAGTCGATTCATCAACACAGTTTTGAATAGTGaaaaacagtaacacttaacaataAGGTTATGATTTAAAATAACTCTGTTGTCTTTAGTTCTAAGTCTGTTTTATCTCCTGCAGTATTGTGGAGAATGGCCAGgagagggtggaggtggaggaggacggTCAGCTAAAGTCTCTATCCGTCAACGGTAAGGAGCAGCTCCTAAGACTGGATAACAAGTGATAACCTCTGCACAACGTTTGAAATACTCACACCTGACCTGGAAACAAACTAAACTAACTCAGCGTGACAGTGCTGCTCAGGGTCGCGACCTTACGGCGGttggtttctctcctctctctctcccctgttgaCATTCGTAGTTAACATGTCTCATGGCGAGGAAATGTGTTCTCAACTGAGTTTAGCCGCA
This sequence is a window from Coregonus clupeaformis isolate EN_2021a chromosome 7, ASM2061545v1, whole genome shotgun sequence. Protein-coding genes within it:
- the LOC121569846 gene encoding dnaJ homolog subfamily B member 6 isoform X3 → MTEYYQILGVQRNASAEDIKKAYRKLALKWHPDKNPDNKEDAERKFKELSEAYEVLSDANKKTQYDRYGKEGLAGNGGGGGGRGGRYHNGDHFSGGFTFRNPEDVFREFFGGRDPFADFFADDDFFGGGHRQRGGNLSRTGGPFFHGFGGFPPFGSGFTGFDSGALPLQHGFTSLGHMGGGGFAAFSSSSFGGGGGGGMCSRSVSTSTKFINGRQITTKRIVENGQERVEVEEDGQLKSLSVNGKEQLLRLDNK
- the LOC121569846 gene encoding dnaJ homolog subfamily B member 6 isoform X4; its protein translation is MTEYYQILGVQRNASAEDIKKAYRKLALKWHPDKNPDNKEDAERKFKELSEAYEVLSDANKKTQYDRYGKEGLAGNGGGGGGRGGRYHNGDHFSGGFTFRNPEDVFREFFGGRDPFADFFADDDFFGGGHRQRGGNLSRTGGPFFHGFGGFPPFGSGFTGFDSGFTSLGHMGGGGFAAFSSSSFGGGGGGGMCSRSVSTSTKFINGRQITTKRIVENGQERVEVEEDGQLKSLSVNGKEQLLRLDNK